TCTGAGGATGTTAAATGGAAGCTCATATGCCTTTGAGGTTGCTAGTCCCTCAGCTATGGTGCTAGCCTTTCCTACGCTAACAAGCTTTCCCTGTTTCCATGATAGGTAGAAGCTGGGAGCTCCCTCTGCTTGAACACCGATAACCTTTATACCTGGATCTATGCTTTTAGCCACAACCACAGCTCCGCTAGCACCTGAACCCCCTCCTATGGGGTTCACAATTATATCTACATCTGGGAGATCCTCTATGTTCTCTAGATGCATAGTTGCGACCCCTGGATAGAGCAGGGGTTCGTTGATAGGATGTATATATAGATACCCCTTCTCCTCTGCAAGTTTCTCGGCGTATTCCCTCGCCTCTTCGAATATGGATCCGTGGAATACTATCTCAGCTCCCAGATCTCTTAAGGCCTCAACCTTGGTTCTCGATATCCCGTGTGGCATGACTATTATGGCTCTAGCTCCATATAGTGATGCTGCATATGCCACAGACTGGGCATGGTTGCCCATAGATGCTGTTATAACACCCCTTTTAACTGCTTCATCAGCCCTCATAGCCATATAATGAAGTCCTCCCCTCACCTTAAAAGATCTTGTGATCTGTGTGTTCTCCAGCTTTAGATATATGTCGAAACCAAGGATCCTGGATAGTCTTCGCGAGTATCTCAGAGGCGTTCTAACTATATGCTTAGATATGATCGACCTAGCCCTATATACATCTCTCAATGTGAAGAAAGACAAAATAGATACCCAAATAAGCATCTATATCGCATCTAATAAGGATTTAGACTCTCTATAGGGATTCATGGCTTATAAGCCCTCTATGTGAAAAGGAAATGGTGTTCCCCATGTCGATATACTTTGGTAATTGGAGGCCTAGGCAGGGGAATATTCTTGAGGAATTCTTAGCCGAGATCCAGGCTAGGGGGAAGCCTAGGTTTGACTGGAGCAGATCTATTGATTGGTCTAGAGCTAGGGTCTACGACCTCTCCCAGCCTCTAGGCCCTAATACTCCTCCATTTCCAACCTATCCTCCATTTGAGATCAAATGGATCAAGACTGTGCAGGAGCACGGGGTTAATGCCCAGTATATCCAGACACCATTCCACATTGGAACCCATATGGATGGACCTCTACACTTCGACACAGCCGGGCTTGATATAGCCTCTATACCGATTGAATATTGGATTGGGGAGGGGGTTATAGTTGATATAAGCGATGAGGTAGGGGATCTAGATATATATACCTCGGATATGGTGGAGAGGAAGCTAAAATCATATAACCTATCGCTCAAACCATTTGATATTCTAGTAATACATACAGGCTATAGTAGATATGCTTGGTATAAGTCTGAGGCTAATCCCGTGAGATATATGCTTAAACATCCAGGCCCTATGAAGGAGTTTGCTGACTGGCTTATCAAGAATAAAATTAGATGGACAGCTGTAGACGCTGTGTCACAGGATCACCCTCTCAACACAGTTATTAGAAGGGTTAGACCCGATATCGTGGCTGAGTTTAAGAAGAAATTTGGGAGGGATGTGGATGAGGTGATGCCATGGCCAGAGAATTATCAGCTGATGCACACATATCTCTTTCCAAAGGGTATACTCCATGTTGAGAATGCTGGTGGGGATATAGATAAGGTTCTCAATAGAAGGTGCTTGATAGCAGCATTCCCAGACAAGATAGTCGGTGCTGAGGCATCCTTCTGCAGGCTTGTGGCGATCTGCTCGGACTAGCAGGCGGGATAAGAATGCCGAGGATCGTTAATATAGTTAGGAGAGGGCTTTACAGGGATTCTGTCCAGCTTCTCCATATAAGCGAACAGGTTAGGAGGTTCGAAGGAGTTCTCAATGCTATGATAGCTATGGGGACAAGGCTTAACAAGGAGATCCTTGCTAGAGAGGGTCTCCTATCGCCCGAGGGTATGGATGCTGGTGAGAACGATCTTATTATAGCTCTGAAGATATCTGATCTAGCTGATTTAAACGAGGTTCTCGCAAAAATCGAGGATCTTCTTTCAAAAACCCCTACACAGGATCTAGAGATCTATAGCGATCTAGACCATGCCTTGGAGGTAAACAGAGATATAAATCTAGCCCTAGTATCGGTTCCAGGTCAATATGCTAGAGAGGTTGTTATGAAGCTTCTAGATAGAGGGCTTCACATACATCTCTTCAGCGATCACGTGCCTATAGAGCATGAGGTGGAGATGAAGAGATACGCCGTTGAAAAGGGGCTCCTCCTAATGGGGCCAGAGGCTGGAACATCCATTATATCTGGTGTTGCTATAGCCTTTGCAAACCAGGTTAGAAGAGGGCCTGTGGGTATCATATCAGCATCTGGCACCGGTCTTCAAGAGGTCAGCGTTCTCCTACATAAGATCGGTCTCGGCATATCCCATGGAATCGGTGTTGGGGGTAGGGATCTCAGTAGAGAGGTAGGCGGTATAATGACTCTCTTCTCGATAGACGTGCTGGAGAGGGATGAGATGACAGATGTTATTACCATCATATCTAAACCCCCCTCGCGAGAGGTTATGGAGAGGGTTATAGATAGAATATCACATGGGAGGAAGAGGTATGTAACATGCTTTGTTGGAGGTGGCATAGTAGACCTGGATCCTAGGCTTAGAGGGCGTGTCTCACAGGCGAAGACCCTCCATGGCGCTGTCCTAGAGACTGTGAAGATCTATAGGCCTGATCTATATCGGGGTGCATATAACAGGCTCTGGATAGATGATCACATCTTAGCGGAGATCTCCGAGGCATCGTCAAGGCTTAGAGAGGGGCAGAGATATGTTAGAGGGCTATTCACAGGAGGAACACTGGCATATGAGGCCATGCTGATCCTCAGCGAATATTTGGGGGATATATATTCTAACACCCCACTTAAAGAGGATCAAAAGCTACTAGATCCCTGGAGAAGTGTTGGAAACACGATAGTAGATCTAGGAGGTGAGGAGTTCACAGAGGGTAGGGCACACCCGATGATAGATCCTGGGATAAGGGTTAAGAGGATTGTTGAGGAAGCTAGCGATCCCGAGGTTGCTGTTATTATGTTGGACTTCGTTCTAGGCTACGGCTCACACCCAGATCCAGTTGGTTTTCATGCCGAGGCTATTAGGAGGGCGATGGATATAGCTAGATCCTCGGGCAGGGATCTGGTGATCCTAGCACATGTGGTTGGAACAGATGAAGATCCGCAGGTTGCCTCTGCTCAGGAGAATATGCTTAGAAAGCTAGGGGTTATAGTTCTACCAACAAACGCTACTATGGCGATCTCTGCTGCTATGATCGCTTCTAGAAGGGTTGATCAGAGGCTATTGCTAGACTTCCAGAGGAGATTCATAGAGATGAATCTATAAGATATATGATATGGAGATGTGATTAACAAGAGAACTGGCGGTGATGGGATGAGTCTCGGAGGAGATTCTAGGGTCTCAGAGGGATCTAGAGAGAGCTATAATGTTGATAAGGCGCTACAGCTACTCAGATCTAGACCTAAGGTAATAGGGATCGGGCTGGAGCACTTCTCTAGAGAGCTTAAGAGGCAGGGGGTTAGGGTTATACATGTTAATTGGCAGCCTAGGCCGAGGCTTGAGAAGGATTTAGAGGATATACTATCGAAGATCCTATAGCTATAAGCCTGAAACACTAGATCCAGAAATCTACAGCTTATTAGTTGCCTGTAATGAATATTCACAGAGTGATAAAATGCCGAGGATAAGGGTTGTGAGGGTTCAGGTGGAGGGTGGCAAGGCATCACCGGCACCTCCTCTTGGCCCTACTCTCCAGCAGCTGGGCCTAGATCCTGCGAGGGTTGTCGATGATATTAACAGGGCTACCAAGGATTATCAGGGGCTACAGGTTAGGGTTGATGTGATAGTGGATCTAGATACCATGAAATATGATCTTAGGATCAAGCTTCCAACCACTACAAGCCTTTTGCTGAAGGCGGCTGGTGCTGAGAGCCCCTCCGGAGATCCTGCTCATAAGAAGGTTGGCGATATAAGCCTTGAAAAGGCTATAGAGATAGCTATTCTTAAGAAGCCTGAGCTGAATGCTAAGAGCCTCAAAGCAGCTGTGAAGACTATTCTGGGGACTGCTAGGAGTATTGGGATTACCGTAAATGGTAAGGATCCTAAGGAGGTTCAGGCAGAGATAGATAGGGGGTTATATGATGAGATTATACTTAAATATGAGGATAAGTGGAGATCTCGGTAGGGGTGTTTATAATGCCGTCAAAAGAGATCTTGGTTGAGAGGATCTCAGAGGCTATTAAGCTGGGGAAGGGTAGGGGATTCAAGCAGAGTGTAGAGCTAGTGGTGGTTTTCAAGGGTATAGATCCTAAGTCTCCGAAGGCTAGGTTCAGGGATCCTGTGTATCTTCCGAAGGGTCTCGGCAAGAATCCATATATATGTATTATAGCTGATGGAGATACCCTTATAAAGGCTCGAAACGCCGGTGCCGATCTAGTCCTATCTAGGGAGGAGCTTCAGAAGCTGAGTAAGAAGCAGGCTAAGGCTATAGCCTCTAAGTGTGATTGGATCCTAGTTAGAACAGATCTTATGGGCCTCGCTGGAAGGATCCTCGGGCCTGCCCTCGGCCCTAGGGGGAAGGCCCCAATACCCCTGGATCCAAATGCTGATGTGGCCTCGCTGCTGAAGTACTATAGATCTGTTACTAGGCTGAGAAATAAGGAGCAGCCATTCGTCTCAGGAATCATAGGTACTGAGGATATGAGCCCCGAGGATCTAGCTGAGAATGCTTTAGCCGTTCTAGGCTTTATAGAGGGGAAGATCGAGCAGCCTTTATCAACCGCTGCAAAGAAGATTATTGTGAAGACCACAATGGGCATTCCCGTGGAGGTGCCACCGTGATGAAGGGTAGGACTAGAAGGTTGTTTGAGAAAGCACTAGCAGAGGCTACGAGGGAGAAGCCGGCTAAGATTAGAAGGTCTATTGAGGATAAGAAATCCATCGCTGAGGAGATCAAGAAGATCCTATCTGAGTCTAAGAGTTTCGTAGTAGTATCAGCTACTGGGCTTCCTGGACAGCAGTTCCTCGAGATCAAGAAGAAGATCGAGGCCCAAGGGTTAATTGTGAAGATGATCAAGGGAAAGATATTTGTAAAGGCAGCCGAATCCCTAGGCCTCAAGGGTATTGAGAAGATAGCTCCCCTGGTCTCTACACCAAGCATCTTTATATTCTCAAAAACCCACAATGTGTTTGAACTAGGCGAGATTGTTAAGAACACCAAGGCGTATAGGAAGGCCAAGCCGGGGGATAAGGCTGATGCAGAGATAGTAATACCAGCAGGCCCGACAGGGATACCGCCAGGCCCGATGATAAGCGTATTCGGAAGGCTTAAGATCCCTGTTCAGCCCAGGGGGTCTGAGATCCATGTGATAAGAGATACGGTGGTTGCTAAACCGGGTCAGGAGATAAGCCCAGAGCTTGCATCGCTACTAAACAAGCTTGGTATAACACCATTTATAGTCTCGCCAAAGATCGTTGTGGGATACGAGGATGGCCTGGTAATACCTGCGGAGGCCTTGGTGCTAGATATAGAGGGTGCTAGAAAGATGCTAAGAGAAGCAGCATCCATGGGGATGGCACTAGCAACTGAGATAGTTGTGCCAGAAGCATCTATAGTCGAGGCAGCTATAAGAAAAGCGATTATGAGAGCATCAGCACTATCAACAGAGCTGGGTATAGTAACACCTATTAACGCCCAGCTTGTAATAGCTAGAGCATATGCAAGAGCCCTGGCACTGGCTCAGGAGATCCAGAAACACGTGGATCTAGGTTTAAAAATAGAGATCCAAGCACCTCAGACGCAGCAAGCACAGATAGAGGCTGAGAAGAAAGAGGCGAAAGAGGAGGAGAGGGAGGAGAAGAAAGAGGTTACCGAGGAGGAGCTTGAGCAAGGCCTCTCAGCACTCTTCGGATAAACATCTATAAACATATATAGAATATCGTTTCCCGGCTTCCCTCCTCCCAAGTGGATCGTTGGCACATACTCTATAGCCTTTCTCCTAAATTCACCGTTTTCTTACCCCTCTTGAAAGGCGGGGTTTGCTAATTGTTTTATCACTCTTTAACTATGTAGAGTTGAGTTTTTAAGCTTATAATTTATTCCCAGTGAAGTAGGATCCCAGCGAAAACCCCGGTCTGAAGGGCGGAGAAGGGGTTATATATTTTATCTCTTTACATGCTGTGGAATCCTTTCAAGTATTCTCTTCGCTATTCTATAGTGGACAGCGTCTATCATCTGATCACCCATTCTAGCTGCCCCCTTCCCCTTCTTAGCCGCTTCTTCGAAGATCTCAACCACTTTTCTAGCCCATTCGATCTCTTCTTTCGAGGGTGTGAAGACCTCATTAGCGATCTCGATCTGCGATGGATGTATAACTGTTTTCCCTACATAGCCTAGCTTCTTAGCCTCTATAGCATCTCTCCTAAAACCCTCTAGATCTTCTATCTTGAAGTAAACCTTATCAATGGCGTCTATGCCATATGTAGAGGCTGTGATCGCAACTAGGCTTCTAATAAATATATTGCCCTCGTAGGAGCTTAGCTCACCCCCAACGCTGAGGGCTAGATCTGCGGGGCCCCATGTTATTGCAGTTATGCCTTCCGACCTAGCTATATCCTCGATCCTTGTGAGACCCTTAGCTGTTTCTATAAGTGGGAAGATGCTTCTCCCAGTTGCTCTGTATATGAAGCTAAGATCCCCCTCCGCCTTCGGGATCATTATGCATGATACTTTATCCCATCTAGAGATATATACGAGGTCTAGGATCCCATCTGGTGTATGTATAGGGTTTATCCTCACACAGATCTCCCTACCCCTCCAATTAAGCTCTTGGAGAAGCTTTGAAAGAAGATCTCTAGCCCTCTCCTTATCTCCAGGAGGCACTGAATCTTCGAGATCGAATATGAAGGAGTCTGCGCCTAGCTCAACAGACTTCCGGATCTTCCTCTCATCATTTCCAGGGACGAAGAGCATGCTCCTCCTTAGCATATCCTATCCCCATCTATATCCCCTTTTAGGAACCATTATAACCCTCTCACACTCGAGCACAAGCTCGTTATTCTGGTTATAAGCCCTTGTCTTGATCCTTACAATGCCGAAGCCAGGCCTGCTCTTAGACTCTCTAGCCTCGATCACCTCGGCCTCTGCATAGATCGTGTCTCCAGCGAAGACAGGCTTGTGGAACCTAACATTCTCGATCCCAAGCATAAACCCTCTGGAAGATAGATGGGTTGTAAGCCCTATAGCAATACCTAGTGTTAGAATACCATTAACAACAAGCCTACCTCTAAACGGCTCCCCTGGATAGCTCCTCTCAACATAGCCCTTATCGAAGTGGATAGGATTCACATTATTTGTTAAAAGGGAGAACCATATGTTATCTACATCGGTAATAGTTCTTCCAATGGGGTTTCTATATTTAAGCCCGGGCTTTAGATCCTCGAAATAGGGGCCTGATAGAACCTCCTCCACGCTCGAGCCATAGTCCCCTAGCATAGAGGCCTCAACACCCAATATAAAAAACCATAATATAATATATATCCACGATCTATGATATCGCCTTTTGATCATAGGAAGATATATGGATGGGAAATAGAACAGAAGATCTAGGTCTCTATATTAGATCTCACGTTGATATCATGATCGATAGTATGAAGCCGACCCCCAGCTTGAGGGGGCAAGGCCTGGAGGTAGCCCACTACTACTGGAAGCTCGTCCTTTAGGGCGAGGGGAGGTCAGAGCTGCCATTACTATATTTTTAGTATTGTTTTTAATATCTAAGCCTTCTATCATTTTTAAGGGTTTTTGGAGACTACTAGTTGGTGCAGTCTGTATGGGCTTTAGAAGCTATCTAGTCTATATGGAGGTGGATCATGGTGGGTGCTGGACAGAGCTGACTAGGTCTAGAGATATATATGCTAGGAACCTCAGAAAAGATCTTAGCTATACGCCAGATTCTTATAAAGCCACATCTATCTTCATCGGAGAGGATATTGGGGTTTTCATCAACGACTTCAGATCTTATAAGAAGATGTTGAGGATGAGGGTTAATAGCTATTCAAGGGGCTATGCTATATTAGATTATGAGATTGTTAAGAGAGATACGATAGCTGAGATGCTTGGGAGAAGCCCGAATATAATAGTGCTTGGCTTCGACATACTAGATGGTGTTGAGAGGTGGAGGCTTCTCGTTACAAGATCTAATAGAGATGCTGTTGGATCTATTAGGGAGGAGGTGGGGAGAATGGGCAACATACTTAAGTTCCAGGTTATGGAGCCCGATCTTGAGAAGATAGTTGAGCAGTATCCAATGCTATCTAAATATGAGGTGGAGGCCCTCGCATATGCATATGCCATGGGATATATAGACTATCCCAGGAGGGCTAGGGCTAGAGATATAGCGAGGATCCTTGGGATAAGCCCTGCAACATTCCTCTACCATCTGAGGAGGGCTGAGAAGAAGCTTGTTGCAAGCTATCTTAAAAAGAATCATTTGAGATACCCATATACTTCGAGATCCAATGGTATAGATATCAGTGGCGAATCCTAGATCGCCTAGATAATAGATGTATAGAGATCCTCGAGATAGATGCTAGGAAACCCGCTCTTCTAGTGTGTAGATGAAGCAAGAGATTTACGGCCTATATATCTCTCTAGAACCTCTGAAATATTCGTTCTGAGATAGAGGGTCACAGCTACTACTATACCCCCTATTATCGTTATATTTAGATATTCCGCTATCCTCGATGTATATTCATATAGGAATATTATTGCTATCGAGGATATTATTGGTCCGAGTATATTTAGATACCCCCCTAAAAGCCCTATTACAAGGGTTAGGAGGGATATGAATGGGTTGAACACACTATCAGGGTTTATATATAGTAGGTAGAATGCCGATATACCCCCACATATGGCTTGCATTGTGGATGTTAATGCAAATATATATGTTGAGTATCTATATGGGTTGATCCCATGGCTTATAGCTAGGATCTTATCCCATCTTATGCTAGAAATCACAATCCTATGCTTAGTAGCCATTAAATAGGAATATATAGCTATATTTACCATGCCTAGCATAGCGAGAAGAGCTATTGAGAGATGATCGCTGATAACGATAGGCACTATCTTCCCAATATGCCCGGTTAGGTTTATCTCGGTATAGTTCATCACTTGCCTAATAGCCTCGAGGATTGCGAGGGTTGCGAAGAAGAAGAATAGCCCTGCTAGCCTGAGGGTTATATAGCCTATGGCTAGTGCTAGGCCTATAGATATTATTGCTGACAGGGCTACACCCATAGCAGGGTTTAAACCATAGAGAAGGGAGTATGTTGTTATATAGGCGCCAACGCCGAAGAAGGCTGCAGATGCGAAGGACGGATATCCCAGGGAGAAGATGATAACCCATGGTATAGAGAGGTTTATATATAGCATAGTATTTCTAATAGTAGCCATAACACCTGCAGGCGCTATAAACCCGATAAGAGAGAGTGCTAGAATTGCTGAAAAGCCTGGGAGAGAGATCCTCAGGATCCTTAGGAGAGGTATCGAGCTTGGAATAGATAGGCGTAGGGTCACGATGAATCACCTCTTAAGCCCAAAATACTTCCTCGCTATATCGCTTGTCAACAGCTCTTCAGGTCTCTGACTGGATACGATCTTCATATCGCTTATTATATAAACAGAATCTATAACCCCTATGTTCCTCACCAGCGGCCAGATACTCTGCTCGGCTATAACGAGGGTTATGCCTCTAGATCTAAGGCCTCTGAAGATCTCGTAAACCATATCTATAGCTTTTGGCGATAAACCAGCTGAGGGCTCGTCAACAAGAAGGATCTCGGCCCTTGTTGAAAGGGCCCTAGCTATCGAGAGGATCTTCTGCTCACCACCACTCAGAGTCCCCGCAAGCTGGTTTCTCCTGCTCTTAAGGAGAGGAAACATATTATAGATCTCCTCTAACACAGATCTTCTATCTGTCCTGGGGATGCCTCCAGCGATCATGCCTATCTTTATATTCTCCTCAACAGTCAGCTCTGGAAAGACCATCTTCTCGCTTGGAATATAGCTCACCCTAGTAGCACCCCTCCCAGAATTCTCCATCATCTCTATGGGGATGCCATTAACTGTTCCTCTGCAGAGGTTTACCGGATATGGGGCTCTCCCGAAAGCTATGTATCTGAGGAGCGAGGTCTTTCCAGAGCCGTTTGGACCTATTAGCGCTACGGAGCTCCCCCTTGTTATTGTGAAGCTCTCTATAGTCTCTGTGGTTGGGCATCCATATATATGTATCGCTATGTCCTTCCCTCTCAGGGACATGGGTTATGCACCTAGATATGCCTTTATAACCTTCTCATCCCTTATCACCTTCTCAGGCTCTCCATCAGCTATTATAGATCCTGCGTTGAGAACCACCAGCCTCTCCACATCCTCAACTAGAGAGCCTATAGCATGTTCAACCCATACTATGGTTGCATTTGACTGGGCTAGATAGGTTTCAAGGATCTCTCTAACCATCCTCTGCTCCCCCTCTGAAAGCCCTGAGAGGAGCTCGTCGACTAGGAGTATCTTTGGCTTCATAGCAATTGCCCTTGCAAGCTCCATAAGTCTGACCTCGTATCTATTCAGCTTAGAAGCCCTTACATAGGCCTTCCTCTCAAGCCCAACCTCTTTTAGATACTCGAGTGCGAGGAGCTCAGCCCTCCAGGGATCTTGCTGATAGCCTATAACCCCTAGCATTACATTCTCAACAACCGTTAGATCCCCTATAATCCTTGGAAACTGATATATGCTTGCAACACCCAGCCTAGCAAGCCTCTCAGAACCTATCCTTCTGATCTCTACACCAGCGATCTCTACATAGCCCTTATCAGGCTTTATATGGCCTCTCAGAATATTTAGAAGTGTTGACTTGCCAGATCCGTTGGGGCCTATTAAACCAACTACCTCGCCACTCGATATCTCTAGATCTATGTTTTCAAGCGCCCTTATCCCGCCAAAGTACTTGCTAACACCTCTCACAGCTATTGCTTTCCCCAAATACCTCACCTCACCACATGGGGCCTTCCCAGGATGCCTGTTGGTCTCACAAGTAATATTAAGAGGAAAAGTATATAGAGGTAGAATAGCTTCAGCCCTGGGGGTAGTAGGTAGCTTATCAAGCTATCCATAGCTGTGTAGGCGATGGCTCCAACCAGGCTTCCAAGAGGGTTTCCCAGCCCACCCAGCGCTGTTATAACGAGTGCTAGTGCCAGGTATTCCAGCCCCATTGATGGGTATATCTGGACTCTCATGCTAATAGCTACCCCGGCTATGAGTGGTAGCACTACAGATAATATTGTTGCAGCCATATACACCCTATCTATGTTCAGCCCTATATCCTCTGCCAGCTGGGGAGCCTGGATCACTCCTCTCAGCGCTATGCCCAGATAGCTTCTATAGAGAAGTATATATGTTGCTATAGTTATTATCATGCCTATCCCTGTTATTAAGAAGAGGTTGATCG
Above is a window of Sulfolobales archaeon DNA encoding:
- a CDS encoding MaoC family dehydratase — translated: MLGDYGSSVEEVLSGPYFEDLKPGLKYRNPIGRTITDVDNIWFSLLTNNVNPIHFDKGYVERSYPGEPFRGRLVVNGILTLGIAIGLTTHLSSRGFMLGIENVRFHKPVFAGDTIYAEAEVIEARESKSRPGFGIVRIKTRAYNQNNELVLECERVIMVPKRGYRWG
- a CDS encoding cyclase family protein, coding for MSIYFGNWRPRQGNILEEFLAEIQARGKPRFDWSRSIDWSRARVYDLSQPLGPNTPPFPTYPPFEIKWIKTVQEHGVNAQYIQTPFHIGTHMDGPLHFDTAGLDIASIPIEYWIGEGVIVDISDEVGDLDIYTSDMVERKLKSYNLSLKPFDILVIHTGYSRYAWYKSEANPVRYMLKHPGPMKEFADWLIKNKIRWTAVDAVSQDHPLNTVIRRVRPDIVAEFKKKFGRDVDEVMPWPENYQLMHTYLFPKGILHVENAGGDIDKVLNRRCLIAAFPDKIVGAEASFCRLVAICSD
- a CDS encoding ATP-binding cassette domain-containing protein — encoded protein: MGKAIAVRGVSKYFGGIRALENIDLEISSGEVVGLIGPNGSGKSTLLNILRGHIKPDKGYVEIAGVEIRRIGSERLARLGVASIYQFPRIIGDLTVVENVMLGVIGYQQDPWRAELLALEYLKEVGLERKAYVRASKLNRYEVRLMELARAIAMKPKILLVDELLSGLSEGEQRMVREILETYLAQSNATIVWVEHAIGSLVEDVERLVVLNAGSIIADGEPEKVIRDEKVIKAYLGA
- a CDS encoding ATP-binding cassette domain-containing protein, whose translation is MSLRGKDIAIHIYGCPTTETIESFTITRGSSVALIGPNGSGKTSLLRYIAFGRAPYPVNLCRGTVNGIPIEMMENSGRGATRVSYIPSEKMVFPELTVEENIKIGMIAGGIPRTDRRSVLEEIYNMFPLLKSRRNQLAGTLSGGEQKILSIARALSTRAEILLVDEPSAGLSPKAIDMVYEIFRGLRSRGITLVIAEQSIWPLVRNIGVIDSVYIISDMKIVSSQRPEELLTSDIARKYFGLKR
- a CDS encoding threonine/serine dehydratase, with the translated sequence MSFFTLRDVYRARSIISKHIVRTPLRYSRRLSRILGFDIYLKLENTQITRSFKVRGGLHYMAMRADEAVKRGVITASMGNHAQSVAYAASLYGARAIIVMPHGISRTKVEALRDLGAEIVFHGSIFEEAREYAEKLAEEKGYLYIHPINEPLLYPGVATMHLENIEDLPDVDIIVNPIGGGSGASGAVVVAKSIDPGIKVIGVQAEGAPSFYLSWKQGKLVSVGKASTIAEGLATSKAYELPFNILRDRIDDIVLVSDEEMINAIKILTEIEGIIAEPAGAASLAATYRIRDKLQRKKVIAMITGGNIDPEVLASWLAGSPHAKGISSS
- a CDS encoding 50S ribosomal protein L11, giving the protein MPRIRVVRVQVEGGKASPAPPLGPTLQQLGLDPARVVDDINRATKDYQGLQVRVDVIVDLDTMKYDLRIKLPTTTSLLLKAAGAESPSGDPAHKKVGDISLEKAIEIAILKKPELNAKSLKAAVKTILGTARSIGITVNGKDPKEVQAEIDRGLYDEIILKYEDKWRSR
- a CDS encoding branched-chain amino acid ABC transporter permease — its product is MVLQVEPSTLLSLIIFPLIYAPLYVAISLGFNILFSSTRIINIAYGDLIMLGAYTAYWLYKLYSIPPIVSILIAAPIGGATGYILYKTLFKKILESKVHSIIEEQSIIATFGLSMAIQGIIAYIWSPTAVSYTYLDQGIALGGLSIPINLFLITGIGMIITIATYILLYRSYLGIALRGVIQAPQLAEDIGLNIDRVYMAATILSVVLPLIAGVAISMRVQIYPSMGLEYLALALVITALGGLGNPLGSLVGAIAYTAMDSLISYLLPPGLKLFYLYILFLLILLVRPTGILGRPHVVR
- a CDS encoding 50S ribosomal protein L1, producing MPSKEILVERISEAIKLGKGRGFKQSVELVVVFKGIDPKSPKARFRDPVYLPKGLGKNPYICIIADGDTLIKARNAGADLVLSREELQKLSKKQAKAIASKCDWILVRTDLMGLAGRILGPALGPRGKAPIPLDPNADVASLLKYYRSVTRLRNKEQPFVSGIIGTEDMSPEDLAENALAVLGFIEGKIEQPLSTAAKKIIVKTTMGIPVEVPP
- a CDS encoding helix-turn-helix domain-containing protein; translated protein: MGFRSYLVYMEVDHGGCWTELTRSRDIYARNLRKDLSYTPDSYKATSIFIGEDIGVFINDFRSYKKMLRMRVNSYSRGYAILDYEIVKRDTIAEMLGRSPNIIVLGFDILDGVERWRLLVTRSNRDAVGSIREEVGRMGNILKFQVMEPDLEKIVEQYPMLSKYEVEALAYAYAMGYIDYPRRARARDIARILGISPATFLYHLRRAEKKLVASYLKKNHLRYPYTSRSNGIDISGES
- the rplJ gene encoding 50S ribosomal protein L10, which encodes MKGRTRRLFEKALAEATREKPAKIRRSIEDKKSIAEEIKKILSESKSFVVVSATGLPGQQFLEIKKKIEAQGLIVKMIKGKIFVKAAESLGLKGIEKIAPLVSTPSIFIFSKTHNVFELGEIVKNTKAYRKAKPGDKADAEIVIPAGPTGIPPGPMISVFGRLKIPVQPRGSEIHVIRDTVVAKPGQEISPELASLLNKLGITPFIVSPKIVVGYEDGLVIPAEALVLDIEGARKMLREAASMGMALATEIVVPEASIVEAAIRKAIMRASALSTELGIVTPINAQLVIARAYARALALAQEIQKHVDLGLKIEIQAPQTQQAQIEAEKKEAKEEEREEKKEVTEEELEQGLSALFG
- a CDS encoding CoA ester lyase, with the translated sequence MLRRSMLFVPGNDERKIRKSVELGADSFIFDLEDSVPPGDKERARDLLSKLLQELNWRGREICVRINPIHTPDGILDLVYISRWDKVSCIMIPKAEGDLSFIYRATGRSIFPLIETAKGLTRIEDIARSEGITAITWGPADLALSVGGELSSYEGNIFIRSLVAITASTYGIDAIDKVYFKIEDLEGFRRDAIEAKKLGYVGKTVIHPSQIEIANEVFTPSKEEIEWARKVVEIFEEAAKKGKGAARMGDQMIDAVHYRIAKRILERIPQHVKR
- a CDS encoding branched-chain amino acid ABC transporter permease — protein: MTLRLSIPSSIPLLRILRISLPGFSAILALSLIGFIAPAGVMATIRNTMLYINLSIPWVIIFSLGYPSFASAAFFGVGAYITTYSLLYGLNPAMGVALSAIISIGLALAIGYITLRLAGLFFFFATLAILEAIRQVMNYTEINLTGHIGKIVPIVISDHLSIALLAMLGMVNIAIYSYLMATKHRIVISSIRWDKILAISHGINPYRYSTYIFALTSTMQAICGGISAFYLLYINPDSVFNPFISLLTLVIGLLGGYLNILGPIISSIAIIFLYEYTSRIAEYLNITIIGGIVVAVTLYLRTNISEVLERYIGRKSLASSTH